The nucleotide window TGCGAGTCCGAGGAGCTGTCGCTGCGCGTGACGGACTGACTCGAACGGTCGTCCGTACCAGCATCGGGCGTCTCCCGGCCCCATCAGCCCCGGTCCCCGAGTGGGTTACCCGCCCACACGTTGGCCCCGCCCGCACGTGTGAATGTGAATGCCATCGGGGCAGTCACACCGAGGTCCTCCTTCGGCGGCGTTAAGGCCCGACCACGTGAACCCACGTGATATGAGCGAAACGTCCTACGCGCCGGTCACCGAGCACCTCGACGACCCCGACGAAGCCGCGGAGGAGGGACGACGAAAGATGGACTGGGCGCTCCAGCACATGCCCATCCTCTCGAACCTCCGCGAGGACTACGAGGAGTCGAAACCCTTCGAGGGCCAGGTCATCGGCATGGCGATGCACGTCGAGGCGAAGACCGCGAACCTCGTCGAACTGCTCGCCGACGGCGGCGCCGAGGTCGCCATCACGGGCTGCAACCCGCTCTCGACCCACGACGACGTGAGCGCGGCGCTCGACGCGCACGACAACATCACCTCCTACGCGGTCCGCGAGGTCGACGACGAGGGCTACTACGCCGCCATCGAGTCGGTGCTCTCCCACGAGCCGACCCTCACCGTCGACGACGGGATGGACATGGTCGCGGCCGTCCACGAGGACTACCCCGAACTCATCGACTCCATCGTCGGCGGCTGCGAGGAGACGACGACGGGCGTCCACCGCCTGCGCGCGATGGACGCGGACGGGGCGCTCGAGTACCCCATCTTCGCCGTGAACGACACGCCGATGAAGCGCCTCTTCGACAACGTCCACGGCACCGGCGAGTCCTCGCTCGCGACCATCGCGATGACGACGAACCTCTCGTGGGCCGGCAAGACCGTCGTCGTCGCCGGCTACGGCTACTGCGGGAAGGGCGTCGCCAAGAAGGCGGCCGGCCAGAACGCGAACGTCGTCGTCACCGAGGTCGAACCCCGCCGGGCGCTCGAGGCGCACATGGAGGGCTACGAGGTGCTGCCGATGGCCGAGGCCGCCGCGGAGGCCGACGTGGTGCTCACGACGACCGGCAACCGCGACGTGGTCACGCGCGAGCACTTCGAGGTCATGCCCGACGGCGTCCTGCTGGCCAACGCGGGCCACTTCGACATCGAGGTGAACCTCGACGACCTCGACGACCTGGCAGTGGACCGCTACGAGGCGCGCGACGGCGTCGAGGCGTACGAGCTGCCCGACGGTCGCCGGCTGAACGTGCTCGCCGAGGGGCGACTCGTCAACCTCGCGGCGCCCATCGCGCTCGGCCACCCGGTCGAGGTGATGGACCAGAGCTTCGGCGTCCAGGCGGTCTGCGTCCGCGAACTGGTGGAGCACGGCGACGACTACGAGGCCGGCGTCCACGAGGTGCCGGACGACCTCGACCGCGAGGTCGCGGAGATCAAACTGGCGGCCGAGGGCGTCGCGTACGACGAACTCACCGACGAACAGCGCGAGTACATGGGCTCCTGGCAGCACGGGACCTGATCGGACCGACTCCACGTCGGCCCCGCCCCGCCGGTACTCGGCCGGTTCGTTCCTCCACCCTAGCGGGCCACCACCGTCTTGTGATGCCGGTCACCAGTTACGACCATGAACGCCGCCGTCATCGCCGTCAGGCTCCTCGCCGGGGTCGCGCTCATCCTGGCGAACGGCTTCTTCGTCGCCATCGAGTTCGCGCTGACCCGGGTCCGACAGTACCCCGAATCCGAGTTCGACGCGCCGGGGCTCCGCCGGGCGTGGGAGATGACCAACGACCTGGAGATCTACCTCACGACCTGCCAGGTCGGTATCACCGCCTCCTCCATCGCGGTCGGCATCGTCGCCGAACCGGCGCTGGCGGCCATCTTCGAGCCCTACCTCGCGAACACGTTCTGGGCGTCCGTCGGCGCCGGCGGCATCATCGCGTTCCTCATCATCAACCTCGTCCACCTCACCCACGGGGAGCAGACGCCGACGTACCTCGGCGTCGAGCGGACGAAGTTCGTCTGTCGGTACGGTGCGACGCCGCTGTACTACTTCGCGAAGCTCCTCTACCCCGTGATGTGGGTCGGCGACCACATCGCGAAGTGGACGCTCGCCCTCTTCGGCGTGGAGATGACCGGCGCGTGGCTCGAGGCGGAGGAGGACCGGGTTGAGAGCCGAGCGCAGCTCCGAAACCGGCTCGACACGCTCCTCGAGAAGGGCGACCTCTCCCGGGAGCGTCACGAGGAGGTGCTGAACGCGCTCACCGCCGGGGAGCGCCCGGTCGTGGACGTGATGGTCGACGTCGACGACGTGGTGTTCCTCTCGACGACCGCCTCCGCCGAGGAGAACTTCGAGCGGCTGGCGTCCTCGCCGCACACTCGCTACCCGATCGTCGGCGAGGAGCCCGAGGAGTTCGTCGGCATCGTGTACGTCCCGACGGTCCTCGACGCCGTTGACGAACTGCGGGCCGGGGAGACGACCCTGGAGGAGCTCGCCGCGTCGCCGATGACGCTCTCGCCGGACACGACCGTCAGCGACGCCGTCGATCAGTTCCAGGACGAACGGCAGGAACTCGCGCTCGTGGTCGCCGAGGGTCAGGTGGTCGGCCTGCTCACGGCCACCGACGCGTTCGAGGCGGTGATGGGACAGATGGAGGACCCGCTCGACGACGGGGCGCCGACGAGCGGTCGGGCGACCGGGGCCTGACCCGGGAACCGCGTCGTGGACCGGTCGGAATCAGTGGGGCCGGTGGAGGACGGTGAAGGCCGGTGGGGAACGGTCGGGACTCCCCGGCACGGTCCCTCGTCAGCTCGTGCGGACGACGTAGCCGTACTTCAGGAGCGCGACGAACACCGCGCCGCCGACGGCGTTGCCGGCGGTCGTCAGGACCATGAACCGGAGGTACTCGGGGATGCTGACATCCGCTGGGGAGAACACCGCCATCAGTACCTCGACGTTGCCGGCGATCGAGTGAGGGAGGTGTGCGAACCCGATGGCGCCGGTGATGACGACGACGGCCGTGAACCGTGCCAGCGAGGAGTCCGCGGCGGCGACGAGCCACGCGACCAGCCCCATCAGCCAGCCGGCCAGGACGGCGCCGCCGAGGAGCGCCATCGCCGTCTGCTTGATGAACGGCTCGGCGAAGTCCTCGAACGCGGCGACCTCGGCGAGGCCGTACTCGGGCGCGAACCAGACCGCGAAGGCGGCGAAGGCGGCGCCGCCGATCACGTTCCCCGCGAACACGAGCCCCCAGAGGAGGCCCAGGTCGTCCAGCCCGGCCTCGCCGTCGAGGACGGGAAGCACGGCGAGCGACGTGTGCTCGGTGAACAGCTGGGTCCCGCCGAGGATGACGAGCACGAACCCGAACGCGTAGGCGAACGAGGTGAGCAGCCGGGTCGTCGGCTCCGCGTACACGTCCGTCGTGAGCGTGAGCGTCGCGGCTACGAGCAGCGGGCCGAAGCCGATGTCGAGGCCGGCCGAGAGTCCCGAGAGGAACAGCGACGAGTTCGGACGCTCCATCTCGTGGACGCCGGTCTCGACGAGCCGTCCGACGATGGTCCGATCGGCGACGCGTTCCTCGCTCGCGACGGCCCCTTCCGCGTCGTCCATGGCCGCCCGTTCGGACGCGCGAGGGATGAACCCTCGTGGTTCGCGACCGGCGCGTCGCCCCAATTCGATTCGCCCCGGCGGGACCGTCCCCGACTCACACCTCGAACCATGCGACGGTCCGGTAGGTCGGCCCCTCCGACGAGAGCTCGCTCGCCTTCAGCCGGAGCTCCGTCGCCTCGAACCACCCCACGTCTGGGTCGTTCCCGCGGAGGAACCGCTGGACGGCGTCCTTCCCCCGTGCGTCGCTCATCCGCGCTACCGTCAGGTGGGGCGTGAACTCGTGCTCCTCGGGGTCGAACCCCAGGGCGGTCGTCTCGCGCTCGACGGCCTCGTGGAGCCGCGTCAGTTCGTCGGCGCCCTCCCGGACCCCGGTCCAGACGACCCGGATGTACTCCTCGCTCGGGAACGCGCCGAGTCCGCCCACCTCGACCGGGAACGACCCCACGTCGGCGTCGGCGACGGCGCGTTCCAGCGCGTCGAGCAGGTCGTCGAGTTCGTCCTCGGGGGTGTCGCCGAGGAACTTCACCGTCACGTGCGCGTCGGTCGGGTCGGTGAACGAGAGGCTCGGCGCGTCCGGGGCGTCGTCCCGGAGGGCGGCGAACTCGTCGGCGAGTCCGTCCGGGAGGTCGAGCGCGACGAACAGCCGTGGCATACGAGGGCTGGGGAGCCGAACGGTGAAAAGCCCGACGCGCAAGCCTTACCCGCACGGTTCGCCAATCCGATAGTATGACCGACGAGGAGCGAGACCACGAGTTCTCGTCCGGACAGGGGCTCGACGAGGACTACGAGGAGTTCACCCTCGATCCGGAGGAGTTGAACGCCGACCCCTCCCAGGTGGACCCCGTCGACACCCGGGTCCTCACCGACCTCCTCGACGAGCGGAACATCGCGAAGGACCAGGTCGAGGTGGAGAGCCTCATCGACGTCGGGCTCTCCTACATGGGCATCAACCGGTTCGAGGAGGCGACCGAGACGTTCGCGCGGGCCGCCCAGTTCGCCGA belongs to Halorarum halophilum and includes:
- the thpR gene encoding RNA 2',3'-cyclic phosphodiesterase, giving the protein MPRLFVALDLPDGLADEFAALRDDAPDAPSLSFTDPTDAHVTVKFLGDTPEDELDDLLDALERAVADADVGSFPVEVGGLGAFPSEEYIRVVWTGVREGADELTRLHEAVERETTALGFDPEEHEFTPHLTVARMSDARGKDAVQRFLRGNDPDVGWFEATELRLKASELSSEGPTYRTVAWFEV
- a CDS encoding formate/nitrite transporter family protein, with the protein product MDDAEGAVASEERVADRTIVGRLVETGVHEMERPNSSLFLSGLSAGLDIGFGPLLVAATLTLTTDVYAEPTTRLLTSFAYAFGFVLVILGGTQLFTEHTSLAVLPVLDGEAGLDDLGLLWGLVFAGNVIGGAAFAAFAVWFAPEYGLAEVAAFEDFAEPFIKQTAMALLGGAVLAGWLMGLVAWLVAAADSSLARFTAVVVITGAIGFAHLPHSIAGNVEVLMAVFSPADVSIPEYLRFMVLTTAGNAVGGAVFVALLKYGYVVRTS
- a CDS encoding CNNM domain-containing protein produces the protein MNAAVIAVRLLAGVALILANGFFVAIEFALTRVRQYPESEFDAPGLRRAWEMTNDLEIYLTTCQVGITASSIAVGIVAEPALAAIFEPYLANTFWASVGAGGIIAFLIINLVHLTHGEQTPTYLGVERTKFVCRYGATPLYYFAKLLYPVMWVGDHIAKWTLALFGVEMTGAWLEAEEDRVESRAQLRNRLDTLLEKGDLSRERHEEVLNALTAGERPVVDVMVDVDDVVFLSTTASAEENFERLASSPHTRYPIVGEEPEEFVGIVYVPTVLDAVDELRAGETTLEELAASPMTLSPDTTVSDAVDQFQDERQELALVVAEGQVVGLLTATDAFEAVMGQMEDPLDDGAPTSGRATGA
- a CDS encoding adenosylhomocysteinase, which encodes MSETSYAPVTEHLDDPDEAAEEGRRKMDWALQHMPILSNLREDYEESKPFEGQVIGMAMHVEAKTANLVELLADGGAEVAITGCNPLSTHDDVSAALDAHDNITSYAVREVDDEGYYAAIESVLSHEPTLTVDDGMDMVAAVHEDYPELIDSIVGGCEETTTGVHRLRAMDADGALEYPIFAVNDTPMKRLFDNVHGTGESSLATIAMTTNLSWAGKTVVVAGYGYCGKGVAKKAAGQNANVVVTEVEPRRALEAHMEGYEVLPMAEAAAEADVVLTTTGNRDVVTREHFEVMPDGVLLANAGHFDIEVNLDDLDDLAVDRYEARDGVEAYELPDGRRLNVLAEGRLVNLAAPIALGHPVEVMDQSFGVQAVCVRELVEHGDDYEAGVHEVPDDLDREVAEIKLAAEGVAYDELTDEQREYMGSWQHGT